In Deltaproteobacteria bacterium, the genomic stretch ACCCTCACGGCCGCCGAGAACCTCCGCTTCTTCGCCCGCATGCAGGGTCTCGACGGGACCGCGGCCGCGGCGGCGGCGCGGCGCGCGCTGGCGCTCATCGGACTCGAGGCACGCGCCGATGAGCCCGTCTGGCGCTTCTCGGGCGGCATGCGCCGGCGCCTGAACCTCGCCTGCGGCGTCCTGCACGAGCCGCGCGTCCTCCTGCTCGACGAGCCGACCGTCGGCGTCGACCCGCAGTCCCGCGAGCGCATCTTCGCGGCGGTCGAGGCGCTGGCGCAGGCCGGGGCCGCCATCCTGTACAGCACGCATGACATGGAGGAGGCGCAGCGCTTGGCGGGTCGGATCGTCCTCCTGGATCGCGGCCACATCGCCGCGGCGGGAACCGGTGCCGAGCTGGTCGCCGCGGCCCGCCTGACGCCGCGTCTCCACCTGCGGACCACACGCGCGTTGCGAGGCGACTGGCTCGCGAACGTGAGCGGTGCCCGGGCGCTCGACGGCACGGGAAGTGAGGCCCTGGTGGAGATCACCGAGACGGCCGGCGTGGCGGGCGTGCTCCGCGCCGCGGCGGACGCGGGCGGCGACGTCCTGGAGCTCGTCCTCCACCGCCCGAGCCTCGCCGACGT encodes the following:
- a CDS encoding ABC transporter ATP-binding protein, producing the protein TLTAAENLRFFARMQGLDGTAAAAAARRALALIGLEARADEPVWRFSGGMRRRLNLACGVLHEPRVLLLDEPTVGVDPQSRERIFAAVEALAQAGAAILYSTHDMEEAQRLAGRIVLLDRGHIAAAGTGAELVAAARLTPRLHLRTTRALRGDWLANVSGARALDGTGSEALVEITETAGVAGVLRAAADAGGDVLELVLHRPSLADVFFALTGHGLRDDESPAAAAR